The following coding sequences lie in one Rutidosis leptorrhynchoides isolate AG116_Rl617_1_P2 chromosome 4, CSIRO_AGI_Rlap_v1, whole genome shotgun sequence genomic window:
- the LOC139841109 gene encoding uncharacterized protein, which yields MEEGHFLGFMITPRGIKENLNKIQAIEYMLSPRSKKGVQSLNGKLATLKGCLSKKDFIWTDEVERAFQDVKAFLKELPALTAPIPGETLTVYLAASSEAISSVLITDRGKTQMPVYFVSKVLQNGELTAYVDSQLVASQLNGSFEARDTSMQKYQELTKALTNTFAAFEIKQIPRNRNKKADALRKLASLLYDHFTKKVMVEVLERKSTEEDTLMAKITTEEECWMTPFIKYLTDGTLPEDKLQAHRIRMRAPMYYFKNGILYRKSFIEPYLRCVGPTQAKEIIREMHEGACSMHSGYRMIFSRIKRMGYFWPHMYQDTYDLIVNCETCQIHAPINRSPRRNMIPIHAAWPFCKWGIDFVGPFPRGVGNVKFLVVAIDYFTKWIEAKPLSTITGRKILIFVWEDIICHFDLPREIANGQVEVTNRDIVADIKARLEFDEQQNDDALRENLDALEEWRTIAHTRQAKKKQQIANHYDKKVKPLDFQLKDLVLRNNEASRQQDVRKLGPRWEGPYRVIGITEYGAYHLETPDGVPIQRPWHAFHLKKYHV from the exons ATGGAAGAAGGTCATTTCTTGGGTTTCATGATCACTCCGAGAGGAATCAAAGAAAACCTGAATAAAATTCAAGCAATCGAATATATGCTGTCACCCAGGAGTAAAAAGGGCGTGCAAAGCCTAAACGGGAAACTAGCG ACGTTAAAGGGTTGCCTGAGCAAAAAAGATTTCATATGGACGGATGAGGTCGAGAGGGCCTTCCAGGATGTGAAGGCATTCTTAAAAGAGCTGCCGGCATTAACGGCACCTATACCAGGTGAAACCCTCACGGTGTACCTTGCCGCCTCCTCTGAGGCAATCAGCTCAGTCCTAATTACCGACAGGGGTAAAACTCAAATGCCGGTGTACTTTGTAAGCAAAGTATTGCAAAACGGGGAA CTCACGGCTTATGTCGACTCGCAACTAGTAGCAAGTCAGCTAAATGGCAGCTTCGAAGCAAGAGATACATCGATGCAAAAATACCAAGAACTTACGAAGGCACTAACCAACACCTTTGCGGCATTTGAAATAAAACAAATACCCCGAAATCGTAACAAGAAAGCGGATGCTCTGAGAAAGCTTGCCTCTTTGCTGTACGATCACTTTACCAAAAAGGTTATGGTTGAAGTTCTGGAAAGAAAGTCAACTGAAGAGGATACCCTCATGGCGAAAATCACAACAGAAGAAGAATGTTGGATGACACCCTTCATAAAATACCTTACTGACGGAACCCTCCCGGAGGACAAATTACAAGCCCACAGGATACGAATGCGGGCACCAATGTATTATTTCAAAAACGGCATCCTGTACAGGAAATCGTTCATAGAACCTTACTTACGATGCGTTGGTCCGACACAGGCCAAAGAGATAATACGAGAAATGCACGAGGGAGCCTGCTCAATGCACTCCGGCTACCGAATGATATTTAGCAGGATCAAGAGAATGGGTTATTTCTGGCCACACATGTATCAGGATACGTATGACCTGATCGTAAACTGCGAAACATGTCAAATACACGCTCCCATCAACAGATCTCCTCGTCGGAACATGATTCCAATACACGCCgcttggccattctgcaaatgggggaTCGATTTCGTCGGCCCATTCCCACGAGGTGTCGGTAATGTTAAATTCCTAGTAGTCGCAATCGACTACTTTACTAAGTGGATTGAGGCGAAACCGTTAAGCACGATTACAGGAAGGAAAATCTTAATCTTTGTGTGGGAGGACATTATTTGTCATTTCGACTTACCACGAGAGATA GCCAACGGACAAGTCGAGGTCACTAACAGAGACATCGTCGCCGACATCAAAGCAAGACTAG AATTCGATGAACAACAAAACGATGATGCATTACGAGAAAATTTAGATGCTCTGGAAGAATGGAGAACAATAGCGCATACCCGGCAAGCCAAAAAGAAGCAACAAATCGCAAACCACTATGACAAAAAAGTTAAACCACTGGACTTTCAATTAAAAGATTTGGTTTTGCGCAACAACGAGGCCAGCCGACAGCAAGACGTCAGAAAATTAGGCCCCAGATGGGAGGGACCCTACAGGGTTATCGGCATAACTGAGTATGGTGCATACCACCTGGAGACACCAGATGGAGTTCCGATACAACGCCCTTGGCATGCCTTCCATTTAAAGAAATATCACGTGTAA